Proteins from one Besnoitia besnoiti strain Bb-Ger1 chromosome XIII, whole genome shotgun sequence genomic window:
- a CDS encoding hypothetical protein (encoded by transcript BESB_029820), which translates to MYVLCNGAVDSVIRAPGSCGQNDPAAGILAEPRSRQQAEAADLGCATAASVVSHVFCDRGPVDSQTGSIPQQAFRLGKRGAGGYRVGCVGLRRRRPALDYTVTRVYLWRMGSPVADEAAPSTTFDVVAHEVKLLEQQSGRSLGGHGQRLLRCQEKAHPAPVHLHCSRKDALEPSPALIVLIDLLLDGRHWMTFACAGTLIVGCALRIVRAYLQEHGAAAATSSVSAAAHAPSSSGSATPGSNPKTGSPADQLPKPAPAEEGDKQTSSVKDSTPPSSNTVDTLKASGKDQDEAAAGAGDSETEFSSLTSTAGACESCLRTITIVQIAGTFSPPGRPPGKFATGGLQRASTNGLSGAFEGPSGSCVPVAGLPLCPQQERLLTLRPDAHSREATSAVPSDFPAGALPADQLPFIPLTPLERAQLALRLGEQIKASPMTRGEAIFAVRRVCGCSGSLTFLGTENAHSKIRSKVAQHMMDNFDKYSWLIEAEDATRNLKQLSSKDSVLGVTVPYRTSPNHPVLTDDESKVNWLVRLYYEGYAIWANESVIVAAADLFGIRLVIENQNKSGRRRREMGEHAIQVFAPSDTPSSTHLPTIFLGVLMNKHFVFIQKVDERGG; encoded by the exons ATGTACGTGCTGTGCAACGGAGCGGTTGACAGTGTAATCAGAGCGCCGGGATCATGCGGACAGAACGACCCTGCGGCAGGCATTCTGGCGGAGCCACGGAGCAGACaacaggcggaggcggcagacctTGGATGTGCCACCG CTGCTTCAGTGGTGTCGCACGTTTTTTGTGATCGAGGTCCTGTCGACAGCCAGACAGGTTCGATCCCGCAACAGGCGTTT CGCTTGGGGAaacgaggcgctggaggataCCGCGTAGGCTGTGTCGGGCTCCGGAGGCGCCGACCAGCCCTGGATTACACCGTGACGCGCGTTTACCTTTGGAG GATGGGCAGCCCTGTggcggacgaggcagcgccgtcgACGACATTCGACGTAGTCGC ACACGAAGTGAAGCTCTTGGAGCAGCAAAGTGGCAGAAGTCTCGGCGGCCATGGGCAACGTCTTCTCAGGTGCCAAGAGAAGGCGCATCCGGCGCCTGTTCATCTGCATTGTAGTAGGAAAGATGCGCTAGAACCATCGCCTGCGTTAATTGTGCTGATTGACTTGCTGCTCGATGGGCGGCACTGGATGACATTTGCGTGCGCGGGGACTCTCATCGTGGGTTGCGCCTTGCGTATTGTACGTGCCTATCTGCAGGAGCAtggagcggccgccgccacaTCCAGTGTcagcgctgcagcgcacgcCCCTTCCAGCTCTGGTTCTGCGACGCCTGGAAGCAATCCCAAAAC GGGATCGCCAGCCGATCAGCTGCCCAagcctgcgccggcagaggaAGGTGACAAGCAGACATCGTCAGTCAAAGACTCCACGCCACCGTCTTCGAACACAGTTGACACGCTAAAGGCCTCGGGCAAAGATCaagacgaagcagctgctggagctggTGACTCAGAGACGGAATTCAGTTCGCTGACCAGCACTGCCGGTGCGTGTGAATCTTGCCTTCGAACGATCACGATCGTGCAGATTGCTGGTACATTT AGTCCACCTGGCAGACCTCCAGGGAAGTTCGCCACGGGGGGTCTCCAGCGCGCGTCCACAAATGGTCTTTCGGGAGCTTTTGAGGGGCCCAGCGGGAGCTGCGTCCCCGTCGCAGGCTTGCCTCTCTGCCCTCAGCAGGAGAGACTCCTCACCTTGCGCCCCGATGCCCATTCAAGGGAA GCGACGTCGGCCGTGCCCTCTGACTTTCCAGCTGGCGCGCTCCCCGCGGATCAGCTGCCCTTCATCCCCCTGACTCCATTAGAGCGGGCCCAGCTGGCTTTACGACTTGGGGAACAAATCAAGGCCTCTCCGATGACCCGAGGCGAGGCCATCTTTGCCGTTCGCCGAGTGTGTGGTTGCTCGGGTTCACTCACCT TCCTTGGAACTGAGAACGCGCACAGCAAGATACGCAGCAAAGTAGCACAGCATATGATGGATAACTTCGACAAATATTCGTGGCTCATAGAGGCCGAGGATGCAACGAGAAACTTGAAGCAGCTATCGTCCAAGGACAGTGTACTAGGCGTGACCGTGCCATACAGAACGTCTCCAAACCACCCGGTACTTACCGATGACGAAAGCAAGGTCAACTGGCTTGTACGGCTGTATTATGAAGGATATGCCATCTGGGCGAACGAGAGCGTcatcgtcgccgctgcagacctGTTTGGGATCAGGCTCGTTATTGAGAATCAAAACAAATcgggtcgcaggcgccgcgagatgGGAGAGCATGCCATTCAAGTATTCGCGCCATCGGACACGCCTTCCTCCACTCACCTCCCCACAATTTTTTTGGGTGTGCTGATGAACAAGCACTTTGTCTTCATCCAGAAGGTGGATGAGCGCGGAGGATAA
- a CDS encoding hypothetical protein (encoded by transcript BESB_029830): protein MLLRHSDRINIAFADAASLGWPDPKGQPASSTNAPSAAATSSRQGRAAFNSPRLGDGRAGGAQVSRGFPAGFIQQRGLELPVKGHNLSHNPREDREARLKGLREGDRSAGKRPGGARFSALQLRTTASVPRVNVAPVQFKDIGEAARSRIAKMLGVAAPGAPIMHENPNLRVGDFVVMATYVVPKGPDSLFKALSYAFVGFTSASNAVADALLQEVEAEGAPGPELLQGMSSQQLLQTASDVFDLNVVVFGTPPRPPVHVYEPSLQSGIFYGPSVFLFEDADGDFSVVTEAAPRTAGSASTSGSQPATPSAPPPPSTSITATRRYYANDRALWITATWCNIRKNV, encoded by the exons ATGCTGCTCCGGCATTCAGATCGGATCAATATCGCGTTTGCAGATGCGGCATCATTAGGCTGGCCAGACCCCAAGGGACAGCCTGCAAGCTCAACCAACGCAccttccgcagccgcgacatCATCTCGACAAGGACGAGCGGCTTTCAACTCTCCGAGGCTCGGGGACGGAcgtgccggcggcgcgcaggtcTCTCGAGGATTTCCAGCTGGTTTCATCCAGCAGCGTGGCTTGGAACTACCTGTGAAAGGGCACAATTTGTCCCATAATCCCCGAGAAGACCGTGAAGCAAGGCTCAAGGGCCTCCGCGAAGGAGACCGCTCCGCTGGCAAGCGTCCTGGAGGAGCAAGGTTTTCAGCTCTCCAGCTTCGCACGACCGCAAGCGTTCCGAG GGTGAAC GTGGCGCCTGTTCAGTTCAAAGACATCGGTGAAGCAGCTCGGAGTAGGATTGCGAAAATGCTAGGTGTCGCGGCTCCTGGTGCGCCAATCATGCACGAGAACCCAAACCTGCGAGTTGGAGATTTCGTGGTCATGGCGACTTACGTTGTGCCCAAGGGCCCCGACTCGCTTTTCAAGGCCCTTTCCTACGCTTTTGTCGGCTTCACCAGTGCTTCCAATGCTGTCGCCGACGCCCTCTTGCAGGAGGTAGAGGCCGAGGGAGCACCGGGGCCTGAGCTTCTCCAGGGGATGTCTTCTCAGCAGCTTCTACAGACCGCGTCTGATGTATTTGATCTCAACGTTGTTGTTTTCGGAACCCCCCCTCGTCCGCCCGTCCACGTGTACGAGCCCTCCTTACAGTCAGGAATCTTCTACGGTCCGAGTGTCTTCCTTTTCGAGGATGCTGATGGAGACTTTTCCGTGGTGacggaggctgcgccgcgcaccgCAGG GTCCGCTTCGACTTCTGGATCCCAGCCTGCCACACcgagcgcgcctccgcctccctcgacAA gcatCACCGCCACCCGCCGGTACTACGCCAACGACCGTGCCCTTTGGATCACGGCAACGTGGTGTAACATTCGTAAAAATGTCTGA
- a CDS encoding hypothetical protein (encoded by transcript BESB_029840), which translates to MLGSNPEKLNYSGRMHPFGSLSGRPFLFRCGALGGDEIQRDLNAGTSAASHDGASGFQARAAKQSKSTSACRRAFHLRKLVVQSPACGLGRVARSESVFLEQKRAAPGAAHGVDPASHAKLANSSAGGRTRATKGAPPLLVVTSEEVKVAEEECETGSVERAPRAELKKNQDVKLAPRPSRPCGESLSCAEKGVNGFQPRPTSGVLARSEERKRTQPQGCLE; encoded by the coding sequence ATGTTGGGATCGAACCCTGAAAAGCTGAACTACTCTGGGCGAATGCACCCGTTCGGCTCGCTCTCTGGCCGTCCCTTTCTTTTCCGGTGCGGCGCCctcggaggcgacgagatCCAACGCGACCTCAACGCGGGGacttccgccgcgtcgcacgATGGAGCCTCCGGTTTCCAGGCACGCGCTGCGAAACAGAGCAAAAGCACCTCAGCATGCAGACGAGCCTTCCACCTGAGGAAGCTGGTCGTGCAAAGtcccgcctgcggcctcggacgcgtcgcgcgcagcgaatCTGTGTTTCTCGAACAAAAAAGGGCGGCtccgggcgccgcgcacggGGTCGACCCTGCGTCACACGCAAAGCTCGCGAACTCTTCCGCAGGAGGTCGAACGCGTGCAACGAAGGGGGCCCCGCCTCTCCTTGTCGTCACCTCCGAAGAAGTGAAGGTGGCCGAAGAGGAATGCGAAACGGGAAGCGTGGAGCGGGCACCACGCGCTGAGCTGAAGAAAAATCAAGACGTAAAACTCGCTCCTCGACCCAGTCGGCCGTGCGGGGAGTCCCTCTCATGCGCAGAAAAAGGCGTCAACGGGTTCCAACCAAGGCCCACAAGCGGGGTGCTTgcgagaagcgaagagagaaaacgcacgCAGCCGCAAGGCTGCCTTGAGTGA
- a CDS encoding phosphatidylinositol 3- and 4-kinase (encoded by transcript BESB_029850), translating to MATAAVGGGGPGGGGGGVGGGGGVGLASHPLYYYSTHNALRAAEGAENFFPVTFVELHGKRTCKINVYPFCDVQMVKRILLKKMNLSSCMKVRDIRLLYKGSELPNWRLMNIFTDAPLKKLHWSIRSDHMRASIRPLVSQQKLHRSLIQVIEEVKLGFRRNVAPKLTMDGTGGTYILFDARRRPVGIFKPEDEEAFAPCNPRGYEGRIGQAGFRGGVLSGEGAGREYAAHILDALYHSPAGIPPTTMVEACHPAFCYKSPVQLGTTGDHLMMNSYMAASPENPTAATATEAPHLKWKAGSLQQFAQAKESCGDYNPLLFSVSDVHRIAIFDIRVMNLDRNDGNILVAPLHTFQDITAALNRAEATASQEGSGRLAQHQQKMIARQLATKLVRSVSSIGCMGRSTGSDRAAAQAAAEAAQAAQSLVTPDGQQTKFRLVPIDHGLILPDVIDVATVDLVWFEWPHCKMPFSEHDLELIYSFNAERDAERLRRRLLMRDDCLRTLRLSTRFLQQCVRHHLNLHQIATIAARADVDQPSALELLVRTSLQRAYLTMDCASLVSTNRLGFGMLDLAELRLLDENILAALQREGKASPNSSRQFSFSAARFSSRDSALGAEGPAAHPPLLVARGCCACCCRHRPPSAAAAAGAPPQQAAASASSSASLEGCTQRLPVSASEPVLSYRGERGYEEGRLTGAGPGARTQTVTLRSDCTDCRSSASDAENSAAWANWARGDSGREPGRSTRGESSDCSWPRLSSIAEGIVAPSTSATLEGRRRGEAAFDSNPVLRSSCTTSFSSLRGTCRSSSSSYGGYEPSATCDCSLDDQVARDAWRTTVKRPDTAARTSGSESEGHGGREREGEGEAALTPPRRAQRREARPAASAAVPQAGATLSQGESDDVSSCFSESEEDRRGGRAHRAQRRNGAPRADSFSSEDDSETSSGSTPSRVGGASEATLSSSDDLDTAEDSSGSGYESGAETDSAGKRRDEGEGTLSAPAHHQALRSLPSAAFFEYPPSMIEAAACAREERRRRKRRFKRTAERGEERAKDSHRRRKRKDGHREVGAGSKNKKDATGNADTPKAEENVFDAVRGTQRGTVRRLNGTAAGSAYRRRKQQPHGVGSTWLLYDADGRSIPLDWAEPRFDRLFFECFEELLRKYILQQHPAWASYPYKGSRLEVQMKRERKSIDNQTRQQIEAALAAVNSQGAGLVPDAAGETATGCCCEHGYHHCDAGGQAPKPPPEERE from the exons ATGGCGACAgccgcggtcggaggcggaggccccggcgggggcggtggaggcgtagggggcggtggaggcgtcggcctcgcctctcacCCGCTGTACTACTACAGCACGCACAACGcactgcgcgccgcagaaggcgcggaaaACTTCTTTCCTGTCACGTTTGTGGAGCTCCACGGCAAGCGCACGTGCAAAATCAACGTCTACCCCTTCTGCGACGTTCAAATGGTGAAGCGCATCCTCCTAAAGAAAATGAACCTCTCCAGCTGCATGAAG GTGCGCGACATTCGACTGCTGTACAAGGGCAGCGAGTTGCCCAACTGGCGCCTGATGAACATTTTCACGGATgcgccgctgaagaagcTCCACTGGAGCATCCGGAGCGACCACATGCGCGCCTCAATTCGGCCGCTCGTGAGCCAACAGAAGCTTCACAGGAGTCTCATTCAGGTCATCGAAGAG GTGAAACTCGGATTCCGGAGAAACGTCGCGCCCAAGCTGACGATGGACGGAACTGGCGGGACGTATATCCTTTtcgacgcgcggagacgccccgTCGGCATCTTCAAGCCAGAG gacgaagaggccttcgcgccgtGCAACCCGAGGGGCTACGAAGGCCGCATCGGGCAGGCAG GGTTCCGCGGAGGCGTGCTGAGTGGAGAGGGCGCAGGGCGAGAGTATGCGGCGCACATTCTCGACGCACTGTATCACTCGCCTGCGGGCATTCCGCCGACAACCATGGTCGAGGCGTGCCACCCCGCATTCTGCTACAAGTCTCCAGTGCAG CTGGGCACGACTGGAGATCACCTGATGATGAACAGCTACAtggccgcgtcgccggagAACCCGACGGCCGCGACAGCGACTGAGGCTCCGCACCTCAAGTGGAAGGCGGGCAGTCTGCAGCAGTTTGCGCAGGCAAAG GAGAGCTGCGGCGACTACAACCCGTTGCTGTTCAGTGTGAGCGATGTGCATCGTATCGCGATTTTCGACATTCGCGTGATGAACTTGGACCGAAACGACGGCAACATTCTCGTCGCCCCGCTGCACACCTTTCAGGATATCACCGCGGCGCTCAACCGCGCAGAGGCTACGGCTAGCCAGGAG GGCTCCGGACGCCTCGCCCAGCATCAACAGAAAATGATTGCGCGGCAGCTGGCCACGAAGCTTGTGCGATCTGTCTCCAGCATTGGAT gTATGGGCAGGTCGACTGGCAGCGACAGAGCGGCAGctcaggcggcagcggaggctgcccaggcggcgcagtctcTCGTGACGCCCGACGGCCAGCAGACCAA GTTTCGCCTCGTTCCCATTGATCACGGTTTGATTCTACCGGATGTCATCGACGTGGCGACAGTGGATCTCGTCTGGTTCGAGTGGCCGCACTGCAAG ATGCCGTTCTCGGAGCATGATCTCGAGCTGATTTACTCCTTCAACGcggagcgcgacgccgagcggctgcgtcgcaggcTACTCATGAG GGATGACTGCTTGAggacgctgcggctctcgacGCGTTTTCTGCAGCAGTGCGTGCGGCATCACCTGAATTTACACCAGATCGCGAcgatcgccgcgcgcgccgacgtcgACCAGCCCTCGGCTCTGGAGCTCCTC GTTCGCAcgagtctgcagcgcgcgtaCCTGACGATGGACTGCGCGTCGCTGGTGTCAACGAATCGCCTGGGCTTCGGCATGCTGGATCTGGCGGAGTTGCGGTTGCTCGATGAGAATATCCTGGCCGCGCTTCAGCGGGAGGGGAAGGCCTCGCCAAACTCTTCGCGGCagttctccttctccgccgcgcggttttcttcgcgggacagcgccctcggcgccgagggTCCAGCCGCGCACCCGCCGCTGCTcgtggcgcgcggctgctgcgcgtgctgctgccgccaccgcccgccctccgcggccgcggccgccggcgcgccgccgcagcaggcggccgcgagcgcctcctcgtctgcgtcgctcgaggGCTGTacgcagcggctgcccgTCTCGGCTTCGGAGCCGGTGCTCAGCTACAGGGGCGAGAGGGGGTACGAGGAGGGGAGGTTGACGGGCGCGGGCCCTGGAGCCCGCACCCAGACCGTGACGCTGCGAAGCGACTGTACcgactgccgcagcagcgcgagcgacgcagagaacagCGCCGCGTGGGCGAActgggcgcgaggcgactcGGGGCGCGAGCCGGGGCGgtcgacgcgcggcgagagctcAGACTGCTCTTGGCCGCGGCTGTCAAGCATCGCGGAAGGAATCGTCGCGCCGTCGACGTCTGCGACCCTCGagggccggcggcgcggcgaggccgccttcGATTCGAACCCAGTGCTGCGCTCTTCGTGCACCACGAGCTTCTCTTCCCTCCGGGGGACCTGCCGCtcaagcagcagcagctacGGCGGCTACGAGCCGAGCGCGACGTGCGACTGCTCCCTCGACGACCaagtcgcgcgcgacgcgtgGCGCACGACGGTGAAGCGGCCAGAcaccgcggcgcgcacgtctggaagcgagagcgaagggcatggagggagagagagagagggcgaaggagaggcggcgttgacgccgcctcggcgagcgcagcggcgggaggcgcgacccgcggcgagcgcggcggtgccgcaggcgggcgcgacgtTGAGTCAaggggagagcgacgacgtgTCGTCGTGCttcagcgagagcgaggaggaccggcgcggcggccgcgcgcaccgcgcgcagaggaggaacggcgcgccacgcgcggactccttctccagcgaggacgacagcgagaccagcagcggctcgacgccgagtcgcgtgggcggcgcgagcgaagcgacTCTCTCGAGCAGCGACGACCTGGACACGGCGGAGGACTCCTCGGGGAGCGGCtacgagagcggcgcggagacagacagcgcaggcaagcgccgcgacgagggcgaaggcacgCTGAGTGCGCCGGCGCACCaccaggcgctgcgctcgctgccgtctgcggctttcTTCGAGTATCCGCCGAGCATGATTgaagccgccgcctgcgcgcgcgaagagcgacggcgaaggaaaCGCCGCTTCAAGCGGACagcagagcgcggcgaggagagggcgaaAGACTCGCaccggagaagaaagcgcaaAGACGGGCACCGCGAAGTAGGCGCAGGCTCCAAGAATAAAAAGGACGCAACCGGAAATGCAGACACACCCaaggcagaagaaaacgTCTTCGATGCCGTGCGCGGCACGCAACGTGGAACCGTCCGAAG GCTCAACGGCACTGCAGCCGGTTCGGCTTATAGACGGAGAAAGCAGCAACCACACGGAGTCGGGAGCACGTGGCTGCTGTACGACGCGGACGGACGCTCCATTCCTCTCGATTGGGCGGAGCCGCGTTTTGACAG GTTGTTTTTCGAGTGCTTCGAGGAGCTCCTTCGGAAGTAcattctgcagcagcacccCGCGTGGGCGTCGTATCCGTACAAAGGCTCGCGCTTGGAAGTTCAGATgaagcgcgagcggaagAGCATCGACAACcagacgcggcagcagatCGAGGCGGCATTGGCCGCGGTGAACAGCCAGGGCGCGGGCCTTGTGCCTGATGCTgcgggcgagacggcgacgggctgctgctgcgaacACGGCTACCATCACTGCGACGCGGGCGGGCAGGCCCCCAAGCCGCCCCCAGAGGAGCGCGAGTAG